One genomic segment of bacterium includes these proteins:
- the gyrB gene encoding DNA topoisomerase (ATP-hydrolyzing) subunit B, which yields MDEKLFEQEQNNYTAREIKVLKGLEGVRARPAMYIGDTSKQGLHHLVYEIVDNAIDEALAGFCTEINVKIRKDGTITVKDNGRGIPVDIHPEEKIPAVEIVFTYLHAGGKFGSKAYQISGGLHGVGASVVNALSEYLEAKIYRDGKIYHIAFSRGKKIKNLEIIGETEEHGTEVTFKPDIEIFKNINFDFETLNERLKELAYLVKGVKISIEDERNGKYNEYQFEGGLKEFLVELDEGNYVINEKPFYFDRKFENERVEVEVALQYNKGYEENLISFVNTINTTEHGTHVTGLRQGLTRALNDFAKKNNLIKENQAFQGEDLREGLTCIIHVKLPDPQFEGQTKTKLGNTYISGIVASAVYEEFTRYLEENPSDAKAIIVKCLENQRAREAARRAKEIERRKSSWDSNGLAGKLADCTTKDRSRAELFIVEGESAGGSAKQGRNREFQAILPLRGKTLNIEKAPFEKVIENEQIKILMQAIGAGIKDNCVPESSRYSKIIIMTDADVDGSHIRTLLLTFFYRYMKPLIEHGYIYIAQPPLYKLKAKKEEKYAYTEEEKEEFIRIHGVENVTIQRYKGLGEMNPEQLWETTMDPAKRVLKKVTLEDAAQASRLISILMGPKVEPRRNYIIEHATLVTNLDI from the coding sequence ATGGACGAAAAACTCTTTGAGCAAGAGCAAAATAATTACACTGCGAGAGAGATTAAGGTTCTAAAAGGGTTAGAAGGTGTCAGAGCACGCCCTGCAATGTACATTGGAGATACCTCCAAGCAGGGGTTACACCACCTTGTTTATGAAATAGTGGACAACGCCATAGATGAGGCTCTTGCAGGTTTTTGCACAGAAATAAATGTAAAAATTAGAAAAGACGGAACGATTACTGTAAAAGACAACGGTAGGGGAATCCCAGTTGATATACACCCTGAAGAAAAAATTCCTGCAGTAGAAATTGTTTTCACTTACCTCCATGCTGGCGGAAAGTTTGGTTCAAAGGCCTATCAAATTTCCGGTGGTTTACATGGTGTAGGTGCATCGGTGGTTAATGCACTTTCCGAATATCTTGAGGCTAAGATCTATAGAGATGGAAAAATTTATCACATTGCTTTTTCAAGAGGGAAAAAGATTAAAAACCTTGAAATTATAGGTGAAACAGAGGAACATGGAACCGAAGTCACCTTTAAACCGGATATTGAAATCTTCAAGAACATTAATTTTGATTTTGAAACTTTAAACGAAAGACTCAAAGAACTTGCCTACCTTGTAAAAGGAGTTAAAATATCTATAGAAGATGAGAGAAACGGCAAATACAATGAATATCAATTTGAAGGTGGATTAAAGGAATTTCTTGTGGAACTTGACGAAGGTAATTACGTCATAAATGAAAAGCCCTTCTATTTTGACAGAAAATTTGAGAATGAAAGGGTCGAAGTTGAAGTTGCCCTCCAATATAACAAAGGTTATGAAGAAAACCTGATTTCTTTTGTAAACACAATCAATACTACGGAACACGGAACCCACGTCACAGGTCTCAGACAGGGGCTTACCAGGGCTCTTAACGACTTTGCAAAGAAAAACAATTTAATTAAAGAGAACCAAGCATTTCAAGGTGAAGATTTAAGGGAAGGGCTCACTTGCATAATCCATGTGAAATTACCCGACCCACAGTTTGAAGGTCAAACCAAAACCAAACTGGGCAACACATACATCTCGGGCATTGTCGCTTCAGCAGTTTACGAAGAATTTACCAGATACCTGGAGGAGAACCCCAGCGATGCAAAAGCAATCATCGTTAAGTGTCTTGAAAATCAGAGGGCAAGGGAAGCTGCAAGAAGAGCAAAGGAAATTGAGAGAAGGAAATCTTCATGGGATTCAAATGGTCTCGCTGGGAAATTGGCAGATTGCACGACAAAGGATAGATCAAGGGCCGAACTATTCATAGTTGAGGGTGAATCAGCAGGTGGTTCCGCCAAACAAGGTCGCAATAGGGAATTTCAGGCCATCCTTCCTCTCAGAGGCAAGACTCTGAACATTGAAAAGGCACCCTTTGAAAAGGTAATTGAAAATGAACAGATTAAAATATTAATGCAGGCTATAGGTGCTGGAATTAAAGACAATTGCGTACCCGAAAGTTCCCGTTATTCGAAGATCATAATCATGACTGATGCTGATGTAGACGGGTCTCACATTAGAACCCTACTCTTAACCTTCTTTTACAGATACATGAAACCCCTAATTGAGCACGGGTACATTTATATTGCGCAACCTCCCTTGTACAAACTGAAGGCGAAGAAGGAGGAAAAATATGCCTATACAGAAGAAGAAAAAGAAGAATTTATTAGAATACATGGAGTGGAGAATGTTACCATTCAGAGATACAAGGGGCTTGGTGAAATGAACCCTGAACAGCTTTGGGAAACTACCATGGATCCGGCAAAAAGAGTTTTGAAGAAGGTAACTCTGGAAGATGCGGCTCAGGCCAGTAGACTTATAAGCATACTCATGGGACCCAAGGTAGAACCACGGAGGAACTACATAATAGAACACGCTACACTTGTCACGAACCTTGATATATAG